The Terracoccus luteus genome includes a region encoding these proteins:
- a CDS encoding tryptophan-rich sensory protein, producing MSTTPPPTEGRTALVTGASGYIGGHLVPTLLDAGWTVRALTRHASSLDDKPWRDRVEVAEGDVGSADDMRQALKGVDAAWYLVHSMDDKPDFAARDRAAAEAFAGAAKENGVSRIVYLGGIHPDHEVLSPHLASRVEVGRTLLASGVPTAVLQAAVVLGDGSASFDMLRYLTTRLPAMVAPKWLDNKIQPIAVDDVVTLLAGAGDLPADVNRTFDVGGTEVMTYRQMIKRFSQVTGRRPPVVVTIPVLTPRLASHWVGLVTPISAGLAKPLVGSLVHEVVVKEDDILDLIPHTGKFTSFDDAVSGAMETAEPDHAMRNLAITGAAVVATAVVGSLATKPESRWYRSLDLPDWQPPAVAFPLVWTALYADVAVMTAAGITSHERHTDEKATTTYKGAVATNLVLNAAWSWLFWRSKRPAWAALECAALTISSADLARRTAQQHKAAGVALTPYAAWCAFATVLSTAIARRNPRG from the coding sequence ATGTCCACCACCCCGCCCCCGACCGAGGGCCGTACCGCCCTCGTCACGGGCGCCTCCGGCTACATCGGAGGCCACCTCGTGCCCACGCTGCTGGATGCCGGGTGGACCGTCCGCGCGTTGACCCGCCACGCGAGCTCGCTCGACGACAAGCCGTGGCGTGACCGGGTCGAGGTCGCTGAGGGTGACGTCGGCTCGGCCGACGACATGCGGCAGGCGCTCAAGGGCGTCGACGCCGCCTGGTACCTCGTGCACTCCATGGACGACAAGCCCGACTTCGCCGCGCGCGACCGGGCGGCCGCCGAGGCCTTCGCCGGGGCCGCGAAGGAGAACGGCGTCTCGCGCATCGTCTACCTCGGCGGCATCCACCCCGACCACGAGGTGCTCTCGCCCCACCTGGCCTCGCGCGTCGAGGTCGGCCGCACGCTGCTCGCGTCGGGCGTGCCGACCGCGGTGCTGCAGGCGGCGGTCGTGCTGGGCGACGGGTCGGCCAGCTTCGACATGCTGCGCTACCTCACCACCCGGCTGCCGGCGATGGTCGCGCCGAAGTGGCTCGACAACAAGATCCAGCCCATCGCCGTCGACGACGTCGTGACGCTGCTGGCGGGCGCCGGCGACCTGCCGGCCGACGTCAACCGCACCTTCGACGTCGGCGGCACCGAGGTGATGACGTACCGCCAGATGATCAAGCGCTTCTCGCAGGTCACCGGCCGGCGGCCCCCCGTCGTCGTCACCATCCCGGTGCTCACCCCGCGCCTGGCCAGCCACTGGGTGGGGCTCGTCACGCCCATCTCCGCCGGGCTGGCCAAGCCCCTCGTCGGCAGCCTCGTGCACGAGGTCGTCGTCAAGGAGGACGACATCCTCGACCTCATCCCGCACACCGGGAAGTTCACCTCGTTCGACGACGCCGTGAGCGGGGCCATGGAGACGGCCGAGCCCGACCACGCCATGCGCAACCTGGCCATCACGGGCGCCGCGGTCGTCGCCACGGCCGTCGTGGGCTCCCTCGCGACCAAGCCCGAGTCCCGCTGGTACCGCAGCCTGGACCTGCCCGACTGGCAGCCCCCGGCCGTCGCCTTCCCCCTCGTCTGGACAGCCCTCTACGCCGACGTCGCGGTCATGACCGCGGCCGGCATCACGTCCCACGAGCGGCACACCGACGAGAAGGCGACGACGACGTACAAGGGCGCCGTGGCGACCAACCTCGTGCTCAACGCCGCCTGGAGCTGGCTGTTCTGGCGCTCGAAGCGGCCCGCGTGGGCGGCCCTCGAGTGCGCGGCCCTCACGATCAGCTCGGCCGACCTCGCCCGACGGACCGCCCAGCAGCACAAGGCGGCCGGCGTCGCCCTGACGCCGTACGCGGCGTGGTGCGCCTTCGCGACCGTGCTGTCCACGGCGATCGCCCGCCGCAACCCGCGGGGCTGA
- a CDS encoding CPBP family intramembrane glutamic endopeptidase, with product MTQNGPIAELRAFVTAALIQPVERRHWDPPQTFRRRRVVVAVTFVVGSAVLAWALRIEPGDPSFYVATIVLAAIWLVGALVSGPLHAGMGHTRRGDRTARPIVQSLALGVLLLAIFLLGSLAVAQVPFLREPVMQLLDHARFGSFPIVLAITFVNGIVEELFFRGALYAALRRHQVLVTTVLYALTTVGSGIPLLVLAGALIGLVTALQRRVTGGFLGPMITHVTWSSGMLLFLPPILSR from the coding sequence ATGACCCAGAACGGCCCCATCGCCGAGCTGCGCGCCTTCGTCACCGCCGCCCTCATCCAGCCGGTCGAGCGCAGGCACTGGGACCCGCCCCAGACCTTCCGCCGCCGGCGCGTCGTCGTCGCCGTGACCTTCGTCGTCGGCAGCGCGGTGCTCGCCTGGGCGCTGCGCATCGAGCCGGGCGACCCCAGCTTCTACGTCGCGACGATCGTGCTCGCGGCCATCTGGCTCGTCGGCGCCCTCGTCTCCGGGCCGCTGCACGCGGGCATGGGCCACACGCGCCGGGGCGACCGCACCGCGCGACCCATCGTGCAGTCGCTCGCCCTCGGGGTGCTGCTGCTCGCGATCTTCCTGCTCGGCTCCCTCGCCGTGGCCCAGGTCCCCTTCCTGCGCGAGCCGGTCATGCAGCTGCTCGACCACGCCCGCTTCGGGTCCTTCCCGATCGTGCTCGCCATCACCTTCGTCAACGGCATCGTCGAGGAGCTGTTCTTCCGCGGCGCCCTCTACGCCGCCCTGCGCCGGCACCAGGTGCTCGTGACGACGGTGCTCTACGCGCTGACGACCGTCGGCAGCGGCATCCCGCTGCTCGTGCTCGCCGGCGCCCTCATCGGCCTCGTGACCGCGCTGCAGCGCCGTGTCACCGGCGGCTTCCTCGGCCCGATGATCACGCACGTGACGTGGTCGTCGGGGATGCTCCTGTTCCTGCCCCCGATCCTCTCGAGGTGA